The Pseudomonadota bacterium genome has a segment encoding these proteins:
- a CDS encoding DUF503 domain-containing protein, which yields MVVGVSSIEIFLPENHSLKDKRHAVKRIVEKTRLKFNISIMEIEQTNLWQRAKIGFSVVGVKKDHVNSAIENIYAYIESLYIGEIIDTRTEIIVIGNEI from the coding sequence ATGGTAGTCGGTGTTTCAAGCATAGAAATCTTTTTACCGGAAAATCATTCATTAAAAGACAAAAGGCATGCGGTAAAAAGGATAGTAGAAAAAACAAGGTTAAAATTTAACATATCTATTATGGAAATAGAACAGACAAACCTTTGGCAAAGGGCAAAGATAGGATTTTCAGTAGTCGGGGTAAAAAAAGACCATGTAAACTCGGCTATCGAGAATATTTATGCATACATAGAGTCTTTATATATAGGTGAAATAATAGACACCCGGACGGAAATTATAGTAATAGGCAAT